In a genomic window of Suricata suricatta isolate VVHF042 chromosome 12, meerkat_22Aug2017_6uvM2_HiC, whole genome shotgun sequence:
- the PNPLA6 gene encoding neuropathy target esterase isoform X1, with translation MGASSHGPTVTSSGAGGLAEWDGDEGVPASVEGSGGRICDAQPVPFIPQVLGVMIGAGVAVLVTAVFILLLVRRLRVQKTPAPDGPRYRFRKRDKVLFYGRKIMRKVSQSTSSLVDASVSTTSRPRMKKKLKMLNIAKKILRIQKEAPTLQRKEPPPAVLEADLTEGDLANSHLPSEVLYMLKNVRVLGHFEKPLFLELCRHMVFQRLSQGDYVFRPGQPDASIYVVQDGLLELCLPGPDGKECVVKEVVPGDSVNSLLSILDVITGHQHPQRTVSARAARDSTVLRLPVEAFSAVFTKYPESLVRVVQIIMVRLQRVTFLALHNYLGLTNELFSHEIQPLRLFPSPGLPARTSPVRGSKRAVSTSATEEPREASGRPPDPTGALLPGPAGDPVKPTSLEAPSAPLLSRCISMPVDISGLQGGPRSDFDMAYERGRISVSLQEEASGGPQVAPARTPTQEPREQPAGACEHSFCEEELAAGSCPFGPYQGRQTSSIFEAAKQELAKLMRIEDPSLLNSRVLLHHAKAGTVIARQGDQDVSLHFVLWGCLHVYQRMIDKAEDVCLFVAQPGELVGQLAVLTGEPLIFTLRAQRDCTFLRISKSDFYEIMRAQPSVVLSAAHTVAARMSPFVRQMDFAIDWTAVEAGRALYRQGDRSDCTYIVLNGRLRSVIQRGSGKKELVGEYGRGDLIGVVEALTRQPRATTVHAVRDTELAKLPEGTLGHIKRRYPQVVTRLIHLLSQKILGNLQQLQGPFPAGSGLGVPPHSELTNPASNLATVAVLPVCAEVPMVAFTLELQHALQAIGPTLLLNSDIIRARLGASALDSIQEFRLSGWLAQQEDAHRIVLYQTDASLTPWTVRCLRQADCILIVGLGDQEPTLGQLEQMLENTAVRALKQLVLLHREEGAGPTRTVEWLNMRSWCSGHLHLRCPRRLFSRRSPAKLHELYEKVFSRRADRHSDFSRLARVLTGNTIALVLGGGGARGCSHIGVLKALEEAGVPVDLVGGTSIGSFIGALYAEERSASRTKQRAREWAKNMTSVVEPVLDLTYPVTSMFTGSAFNRGIHRVFQDKQIEDLWLPYFNVTTDITASAMRVHKDGSLWRYVRASMTLSGYLPPLCDPKDGHLLMDGGYINNLPADIARSMGAKTVIAIDVGSQDETDLSTYGDSLSGWWLLWKRLNPWTDKIKVPDMAEIQSRLAYVSCVRQLEVVKSSSYCEYLRPPIDCFKTMDFGKFDQIYDVGYQYGKAVFGGWSRGDIIEKMLTDRRSADLNESRRADVLAFPSSGFTDLAEIVSRIEPPTSYVSDGCADGEESDCLTEYEEDAGPDCSRDEGGSPEGASPSTASEMEEEKSILRHRRCPPADPPSPAVDA, from the exons ATGGGGGCATCGAGTCACGGGCCGACTGTGACCTCCTCGGGGGCCGGAGGCTTGGCGGAGTGGGATGGGGACGAGGGTGTCCCGGCCTCCGTGGAGGGCTCAGGAGGCCGGATATGCGATGCGCAGCCAGTGCCCTTCATCCCGCAGGTGCTGGGCGTGATGATTGGGGCTGGAGTCGCGGTGCTGGTCACGGCAGTATTCATCCTCCTGCTGGTGCGGAGACTGCGAGTGCAGA AGACTCCAGCCCCCGATGGCCCCAGGTATCGATTCCGGAAGAGGGACAAAGTGCTTTTCTATGGCCGGAAGATTATGCGGAAG GTATCACAATCCACCTCCTCCCTGGTGGATGCCTCGGTCTCCACCACTTCCCGGCCACGCATGAAGAAGAAActtaagatgctcaacattgctaaGAA GATCCTGCGCATCCAGAAAGAGGCACCAACGCTGCAACGGAAGGAGCCCCCGCCCGCGGTGCTTGAGGCTGACTTGACAGAGGGTGACCTGGCTAACTCCCACCTGCCCTCCGAGGTGCTCTACATGCTCAAGAATGTCCG GGTGCTGGGCCACTTCGAGAAGCCACTCTTCCTGGAGCTCTGCCGACACATGGTCTTCCAGCGGCTCAGCCAGGGCGACTACGTCTTCCGGCCAGGCCAGCCGGACGCCAGTATCTATGTGGTGCAGGATGGGCTGCTGGAGCTCTGTCTGCCAGGGCCC GATGGGAAGGAGTGTGTGGTGAAGGAAGTGGTGCCTGGGGACAGCGTCAACAGCCTCCTGAGCATCCTGGACGTCATCACT GGCCACCAGCACCCCCAGCGCACTGTGTCTGCCCGGGCGGCCCGAGATTCCACGGTGCTGCGGCTGCCGGTGGAGGCCTTCTCCGCCGTGTTCACCAAGTACCCCGAGAGCCTGGTGCGGGTGGTGCAG ATCATCATGGTGAGGCTGCAGCGGGTCACCTTTCTAGCGCTTCACAACTACCTGGGTCTGACCAATGAGCTCTTCAGCCAC GAGATCCAGCCCCTGCGCCTCTTCCCCAGCCCCGGCCTCCCAGCCCGCACCAGCCCCGTGCGCGGCTCCAAGCGGGCGGTCAGCACCTCAGCTACAGAGGAGCCAAGAGAGGCATCTGGCCGGCCTCCCGACCCCACTGGTGCCCTACTACCTGGACCTGCAG GGGACCCGGTGAAACCCACATCCCTGGAGGCTCCGTCCGCCCCGCTGCTGAGTCGCTGCATCTCCATGCCAGTGGACATCTCAG GCTTGCAAGGTGGCCCCCGCTCGGACTTCGACATGGCCTATGAGCGCGGCCGGATCTCCGTGTCCCTGCAGGAAGAGGCCTCAGGGGGGCCCCAGGTGGCTCCCGCCCGG ACCCCCACTCAGGAGCCCCGGGAACAGCCAGCAGGCGCCTGTGAGCACAGCTTCTGTGAGGAGGAGTTGGCCGCCGGCAGCTGCCCCTTCGGGCCCTACCAGGGACGCCAGACGAGCAGCATCTTCGAGGCGGCGAAGCAGGAGCTGGCCAAACTGATGCGGATTGAG GACCCCTCCCTCCTGAACAGCAGGGTCTTGCTCCATCACGCCAAGGCTGGGACCGTCATCGCCCGCCAGGGGGACCAG gaCGTGAGCCTGCACTTTGTGCTGTGGGGGTGCCTGCACGTGTACCAGCGCATGATCGACAAGGCGGAGGATGTGTGCCTGTTCGTGGCCCAGCCCGGAGAGCTGGTGGGCCAGCTGGCGGTGCTCACAGGGGAGCCTCTCATCTTCACACTAAGAGCCCAGCGTGACTGCACCTTCCTGAGGATCTCTAAGTCCGACTTCTATGA GATCATGCGTGCACAGCCCAGCGTGGTGCTGAGTGCCGCGCACACAGTGGCCGCGAGGATGTCGCCCTTCGTGCGCCAGATGGACTTTGCCATCGACTGGACGGCTGTGGAGGCCGGACGTGCTTTGTACAG GCAGGGCGACCGCTCGGACTGCACCTACATCGTGCTCAATGGGCGGCTGCGGAGCGTCATCCAGCGAGGCAGCGGCAAGAAGGAGCTGGTGGGGGAGTACGGGCGCGGCGATCTCATTGGCGTG GTGGAGGCGCTCACGCGACAGCCTCGTGCCACGACGGTGCACGCGGTGCGGGACACGGAGCTGGCCAAACTACCCGAGGGCACCCTGGGCCACATCAAACGTCGGTACCCGCAG GTCGTAACCCGCCTCATCCACCTGCTAAGCCAGAAGATTTTGGGGAATCTGCAGCAGCTGCAAGGACCCTTCCCAG CAGGCTCGGGACTAGGCGTCCCCCCGCACTCCGAACTTACCAACCCAGCCAGCAACTTGGCAACAGTGGCGGTCCTGCCAGTGTGCGCCGAAGTGCCCATGGTGGCCTTCACCCTGGAGCTGCAGCATGCTCTGCAAGCGATTG GTCCAACTCTCCTTCTCAACAGTGACATCATCCGGGCCCGCCTCGGGGCTTCTGCACTGGATAG CATCCAAGAGTTCCGGCTGTCAGGGTGGCTGGCCCAGCAGGAAGATGCGCACCGCATCGTGCTCTACCAGACAGACGCATCGCTGACACCGTGGACCGTGCGCTGCCTGCGCCAGGCCGACTGCATCCTCATTGTGGGCCTGGGTGACCAGGAGCCCACTCTTGGCCAG CTGGAGCAGATGCTGGAGAACACGGCGGTGCGCGCCCTCAAGCAGCTGGTGCTGCTGCACAGGGAGGAGGGCGCAGGCCCCACGCGCACCGTCGAGTGGCTCAACATGCGGAGCTGGTGTTCTGGGCACTTGCATCTGCGCTGCCCACGCCGTCTCTTCTCTCGCCGCAGCCCTGCCAAGTTG CACGAGCTCTATGAGAAGGTGTTCTCTAGGCGCGCCGACCGGCACAGCGACTTTTCCCGCCTGGCGCGTGTGCTCACAGGCAACACCATTGCCCTGGtgctgggcgggggcggggccag GGGCTGCTCACACATCGGCGTGCTGAAGGCATTGGAGGAGGCGGGGGTCCCCGTCGACCTGGTGGGCGGCACGTCCATCGGCTCCTTCATCGGTGCCCTGTACGCTGAGGAGCGAAGCGCCAGTCGCACGAAGCAGCGGGCCCGGGAGTGGGCCAAG AACATGACCTCGGTGGTGGAGCCGGTGCTGGACCTCACATACCCTGTCACCTCCATGTTCACCGGGTCGGCCTTCAACCGCGGCATTCACCGTGTCTTCCAGGACAAGCAGATCGAG GACCTGTGGCTGCCATACTTCAACGTGACCACGGACATCACCGCCTCAGCCATGCGCGTGCACAAAGATG GCTCCCTGTGGCGGTACGTCCGCGCCAGCATGACGCTCTCGGGCTACCTGCCCCCGCTGTGCGACCCCAAGGACGGGCACCTCCTCATGGACGGCGGCTACATCAACAACCTGCCAG CGGACATCGCCCGCAGCATGGGTGCCAAGACGGTCATCGCCATCGATGTTGGGAGTCAGGATGAGACGGACCTCAGTACCTACGGGGACAGCCTGTCTGGCTGGTGGCTGCTGTGGAAGCGGCTAAACCCCTGGACAGACAAGATCAAGGTTCCAGACATGGCTGAGATCCAGTCTCGCCTGGCCTACGTGTCCTGCGTGCGGCAGCTGGAGGTCGTCAAGTCCAGCTCCTACTGCGAGTACCTGCGCCCGCCCATCGACTGCTTCAAGACCATGGACTTCGGGAAGTTCGACCAGATCTAC GATGTGGGCTACCAGTACGGGAAGGCTGTGTTTGGGGGTTGGAGCAGGGGCGACATCATTGAGAAGATGCTCACGGACCGGCGGTCTGCCGACCTCAATGAGAGCCGCCGTGCAGAC GTGCTGGCTTTCCCCAGCTCTGGCTTCACCGACTTGGCAGAGATTGTGTCCCGGATTGAGCCTCCCACAAGCTACGTTTCTGATGGCTGTGCCGATG GAGAGGAGTCGGATTGCCTGACGGAGTATGAGGAAGATGCAGGGCCCGACTGCTCAAGGGACGAAGGGGGCTCCCCCGAGGGCGCGAGCCCCAGCACTGCCTCCGAGATG GAGGAGGAGAAGTCAATTCTCCGGCACCGGCGCTGCCCGCCCGCGGacccccccagccctgctgtggaTGCCTGA
- the PNPLA6 gene encoding neuropathy target esterase isoform X4, with protein MGASSHGPTVTSSGAGGLAEWDGDEGVPASVEGSGGRICDAQPVPFIPQVLGVMIGAGVAVLVTAVFILLLVRRLRVQKTPAPDGPRYRFRKRDKVLFYGRKIMRKVSQSTSSLVDASVSTTSRPRMKKKLKMLNIAKKILRIQKEAPTLQRKEPPPAVLEADLTEGDLANSHLPSEVLYMLKNVRVLGHFEKPLFLELCRHMVFQRLSQGDYVFRPGQPDASIYVVQDGLLELCLPGPDGKECVVKEVVPGDSVNSLLSILDVITGHQHPQRTVSARAARDSTVLRLPVEAFSAVFTKYPESLVRVVQIIMVRLQRVTFLALHNYLGLTNELFSHEIQPLRLFPSPGLPARTSPVRGSKRAVSTSATEEPREASGRPPDPTGALLPGPAGDPVKPTSLEAPSAPLLSRCISMPVDISGLQGGPRSDFDMAYERGRISVSLQEEASGGPQVAPARTPTQEPREQPAGACEHSFCEEELAAGSCPFGPYQGRQTSSIFEAAKQELAKLMRIEDPSLLNSRVLLHHAKAGTVIARQGDQDVSLHFVLWGCLHVYQRMIDKAEDVCLFVAQPGELVGQLAVLTGEPLIFTLRAQRDCTFLRISKSDFYEIMRAQPSVVLSAAHTVAARMSPFVRQMDFAIDWTAVEAGRALYRQGDRSDCTYIVLNGRLRSVIQRGSGKKELVGEYGRGDLIGVVEALTRQPRATTVHAVRDTELAKLPEGTLGHIKRRYPQVVTRLIHLLSQKILGNLQQLQGPFPAGSGLGVPPHSELTNPASNLATVAVLPVCAEVPMVAFTLELQHALQAIGPTLLLNSDIIRARLGASALDSIQEFRLSGWLAQQEDAHRIVLYQTDASLTPWTVRCLRQADCILIVGLGDQEPTLGQLEQMLENTAVRALKQLVLLHREEGAGPTRTVEWLNMRSWCSGHLHLRCPRRLFSRRSPAKLHELYEKVFSRRADRHSDFSRLARVLTGNTIALVLGGGGARGCSHIGVLKALEEAGVPVDLVGGTSIGSFIGALYAEERSASRTKQRAREWAKNMTSVVEPVLDLTYPVTSMFTGSAFNRGIHRVFQDKQIEDLWLPYFNVTTDITASAMRVHKDGSLWRYVRASMTLSGYLPPLCDPKDGHLLMDGGYINNLPADIARSMGAKTVIAIDVGSQDETDLSTYGDSLSGWWLLWKRLNPWTDKIKVPDMAEIQSRLAYVSCVRQLEVVKSSSYCEYLRPPIDCFKTMDFGKFDQIYVLAFPSSGFTDLAEIVSRIEPPTSYVSDGCADGEESDCLTEYEEDAGPDCSRDEGGSPEGASPSTASEMEEEKSILRHRRCPPADPPSPAVDA; from the exons ATGGGGGCATCGAGTCACGGGCCGACTGTGACCTCCTCGGGGGCCGGAGGCTTGGCGGAGTGGGATGGGGACGAGGGTGTCCCGGCCTCCGTGGAGGGCTCAGGAGGCCGGATATGCGATGCGCAGCCAGTGCCCTTCATCCCGCAGGTGCTGGGCGTGATGATTGGGGCTGGAGTCGCGGTGCTGGTCACGGCAGTATTCATCCTCCTGCTGGTGCGGAGACTGCGAGTGCAGA AGACTCCAGCCCCCGATGGCCCCAGGTATCGATTCCGGAAGAGGGACAAAGTGCTTTTCTATGGCCGGAAGATTATGCGGAAG GTATCACAATCCACCTCCTCCCTGGTGGATGCCTCGGTCTCCACCACTTCCCGGCCACGCATGAAGAAGAAActtaagatgctcaacattgctaaGAA GATCCTGCGCATCCAGAAAGAGGCACCAACGCTGCAACGGAAGGAGCCCCCGCCCGCGGTGCTTGAGGCTGACTTGACAGAGGGTGACCTGGCTAACTCCCACCTGCCCTCCGAGGTGCTCTACATGCTCAAGAATGTCCG GGTGCTGGGCCACTTCGAGAAGCCACTCTTCCTGGAGCTCTGCCGACACATGGTCTTCCAGCGGCTCAGCCAGGGCGACTACGTCTTCCGGCCAGGCCAGCCGGACGCCAGTATCTATGTGGTGCAGGATGGGCTGCTGGAGCTCTGTCTGCCAGGGCCC GATGGGAAGGAGTGTGTGGTGAAGGAAGTGGTGCCTGGGGACAGCGTCAACAGCCTCCTGAGCATCCTGGACGTCATCACT GGCCACCAGCACCCCCAGCGCACTGTGTCTGCCCGGGCGGCCCGAGATTCCACGGTGCTGCGGCTGCCGGTGGAGGCCTTCTCCGCCGTGTTCACCAAGTACCCCGAGAGCCTGGTGCGGGTGGTGCAG ATCATCATGGTGAGGCTGCAGCGGGTCACCTTTCTAGCGCTTCACAACTACCTGGGTCTGACCAATGAGCTCTTCAGCCAC GAGATCCAGCCCCTGCGCCTCTTCCCCAGCCCCGGCCTCCCAGCCCGCACCAGCCCCGTGCGCGGCTCCAAGCGGGCGGTCAGCACCTCAGCTACAGAGGAGCCAAGAGAGGCATCTGGCCGGCCTCCCGACCCCACTGGTGCCCTACTACCTGGACCTGCAG GGGACCCGGTGAAACCCACATCCCTGGAGGCTCCGTCCGCCCCGCTGCTGAGTCGCTGCATCTCCATGCCAGTGGACATCTCAG GCTTGCAAGGTGGCCCCCGCTCGGACTTCGACATGGCCTATGAGCGCGGCCGGATCTCCGTGTCCCTGCAGGAAGAGGCCTCAGGGGGGCCCCAGGTGGCTCCCGCCCGG ACCCCCACTCAGGAGCCCCGGGAACAGCCAGCAGGCGCCTGTGAGCACAGCTTCTGTGAGGAGGAGTTGGCCGCCGGCAGCTGCCCCTTCGGGCCCTACCAGGGACGCCAGACGAGCAGCATCTTCGAGGCGGCGAAGCAGGAGCTGGCCAAACTGATGCGGATTGAG GACCCCTCCCTCCTGAACAGCAGGGTCTTGCTCCATCACGCCAAGGCTGGGACCGTCATCGCCCGCCAGGGGGACCAG gaCGTGAGCCTGCACTTTGTGCTGTGGGGGTGCCTGCACGTGTACCAGCGCATGATCGACAAGGCGGAGGATGTGTGCCTGTTCGTGGCCCAGCCCGGAGAGCTGGTGGGCCAGCTGGCGGTGCTCACAGGGGAGCCTCTCATCTTCACACTAAGAGCCCAGCGTGACTGCACCTTCCTGAGGATCTCTAAGTCCGACTTCTATGA GATCATGCGTGCACAGCCCAGCGTGGTGCTGAGTGCCGCGCACACAGTGGCCGCGAGGATGTCGCCCTTCGTGCGCCAGATGGACTTTGCCATCGACTGGACGGCTGTGGAGGCCGGACGTGCTTTGTACAG GCAGGGCGACCGCTCGGACTGCACCTACATCGTGCTCAATGGGCGGCTGCGGAGCGTCATCCAGCGAGGCAGCGGCAAGAAGGAGCTGGTGGGGGAGTACGGGCGCGGCGATCTCATTGGCGTG GTGGAGGCGCTCACGCGACAGCCTCGTGCCACGACGGTGCACGCGGTGCGGGACACGGAGCTGGCCAAACTACCCGAGGGCACCCTGGGCCACATCAAACGTCGGTACCCGCAG GTCGTAACCCGCCTCATCCACCTGCTAAGCCAGAAGATTTTGGGGAATCTGCAGCAGCTGCAAGGACCCTTCCCAG CAGGCTCGGGACTAGGCGTCCCCCCGCACTCCGAACTTACCAACCCAGCCAGCAACTTGGCAACAGTGGCGGTCCTGCCAGTGTGCGCCGAAGTGCCCATGGTGGCCTTCACCCTGGAGCTGCAGCATGCTCTGCAAGCGATTG GTCCAACTCTCCTTCTCAACAGTGACATCATCCGGGCCCGCCTCGGGGCTTCTGCACTGGATAG CATCCAAGAGTTCCGGCTGTCAGGGTGGCTGGCCCAGCAGGAAGATGCGCACCGCATCGTGCTCTACCAGACAGACGCATCGCTGACACCGTGGACCGTGCGCTGCCTGCGCCAGGCCGACTGCATCCTCATTGTGGGCCTGGGTGACCAGGAGCCCACTCTTGGCCAG CTGGAGCAGATGCTGGAGAACACGGCGGTGCGCGCCCTCAAGCAGCTGGTGCTGCTGCACAGGGAGGAGGGCGCAGGCCCCACGCGCACCGTCGAGTGGCTCAACATGCGGAGCTGGTGTTCTGGGCACTTGCATCTGCGCTGCCCACGCCGTCTCTTCTCTCGCCGCAGCCCTGCCAAGTTG CACGAGCTCTATGAGAAGGTGTTCTCTAGGCGCGCCGACCGGCACAGCGACTTTTCCCGCCTGGCGCGTGTGCTCACAGGCAACACCATTGCCCTGGtgctgggcgggggcggggccag GGGCTGCTCACACATCGGCGTGCTGAAGGCATTGGAGGAGGCGGGGGTCCCCGTCGACCTGGTGGGCGGCACGTCCATCGGCTCCTTCATCGGTGCCCTGTACGCTGAGGAGCGAAGCGCCAGTCGCACGAAGCAGCGGGCCCGGGAGTGGGCCAAG AACATGACCTCGGTGGTGGAGCCGGTGCTGGACCTCACATACCCTGTCACCTCCATGTTCACCGGGTCGGCCTTCAACCGCGGCATTCACCGTGTCTTCCAGGACAAGCAGATCGAG GACCTGTGGCTGCCATACTTCAACGTGACCACGGACATCACCGCCTCAGCCATGCGCGTGCACAAAGATG GCTCCCTGTGGCGGTACGTCCGCGCCAGCATGACGCTCTCGGGCTACCTGCCCCCGCTGTGCGACCCCAAGGACGGGCACCTCCTCATGGACGGCGGCTACATCAACAACCTGCCAG CGGACATCGCCCGCAGCATGGGTGCCAAGACGGTCATCGCCATCGATGTTGGGAGTCAGGATGAGACGGACCTCAGTACCTACGGGGACAGCCTGTCTGGCTGGTGGCTGCTGTGGAAGCGGCTAAACCCCTGGACAGACAAGATCAAGGTTCCAGACATGGCTGAGATCCAGTCTCGCCTGGCCTACGTGTCCTGCGTGCGGCAGCTGGAGGTCGTCAAGTCCAGCTCCTACTGCGAGTACCTGCGCCCGCCCATCGACTGCTTCAAGACCATGGACTTCGGGAAGTTCGACCAGATCTAC GTGCTGGCTTTCCCCAGCTCTGGCTTCACCGACTTGGCAGAGATTGTGTCCCGGATTGAGCCTCCCACAAGCTACGTTTCTGATGGCTGTGCCGATG GAGAGGAGTCGGATTGCCTGACGGAGTATGAGGAAGATGCAGGGCCCGACTGCTCAAGGGACGAAGGGGGCTCCCCCGAGGGCGCGAGCCCCAGCACTGCCTCCGAGATG GAGGAGGAGAAGTCAATTCTCCGGCACCGGCGCTGCCCGCCCGCGGacccccccagccctgctgtggaTGCCTGA